The Limisphaerales bacterium genome window below encodes:
- a CDS encoding endonuclease/exonuclease/phosphatase family protein translates to MKLSIFKAFGNVGGSLVWVLRKDDHWWCNFAHYGASNAKTFLAKYDDQWREVARWTYPNKVISQLGRYSLSGGIWLGNELWVTGHDDPVAFRLAVPKKGGELQYLGQQAVPFTGQGFSNDPVTGGLIGIHRAKRQVVFAERKATPVRLRVLCYNIHHAAGVDGKLDVPRIARVIQSVKPDLVTLQEVDRNTTRTGKVDQAAELARLTRMHHVFGANIAFQGGQYGNAILSRFPIGEHRNHLLPNVDDGEQRGVLAATVQVSKGRSLRLLATHFDHRRPDAERLASAKFVNQLAAKRSEMPAIFAGDLNDDPESRALQEIGRVWARTNARMMPTIPVGKPARQIDYIFVRPKARWTLVETRVLDEAVASDHRAIFAIVELRE, encoded by the coding sequence ATGAAGTTGTCGATTTTCAAGGCGTTTGGCAATGTCGGCGGCTCGCTGGTGTGGGTGCTGCGCAAGGACGATCATTGGTGGTGCAACTTTGCCCACTACGGCGCGAGCAACGCCAAGACGTTTCTCGCCAAGTACGATGATCAATGGCGCGAGGTGGCGCGCTGGACATATCCCAATAAGGTCATTTCCCAACTGGGCCGCTACAGTTTGTCCGGCGGCATCTGGCTTGGGAATGAATTATGGGTGACAGGGCATGATGATCCGGTGGCCTTTCGTTTGGCGGTGCCCAAGAAGGGCGGCGAGCTTCAGTACCTCGGCCAACAGGCCGTGCCGTTTACCGGGCAGGGATTTTCCAATGATCCGGTGACCGGCGGGTTAATTGGCATCCATCGCGCCAAGCGGCAGGTGGTGTTTGCCGAGCGCAAGGCGACGCCGGTGCGGTTGCGGGTGTTGTGCTATAACATCCATCATGCGGCGGGCGTGGACGGCAAGCTGGATGTGCCGCGTATTGCGCGCGTGATCCAATCGGTGAAGCCGGACTTGGTGACGTTGCAGGAGGTGGATCGCAACACGACGCGCACGGGCAAGGTGGATCAGGCGGCCGAACTGGCGCGGCTCACCCGAATGCATCACGTCTTCGGCGCCAACATCGCGTTTCAGGGCGGCCAATACGGCAATGCCATCCTGTCGCGATTCCCGATCGGCGAGCATCGGAATCATCTGTTGCCCAACGTGGATGATGGCGAGCAGCGCGGGGTGTTGGCGGCGACGGTTCAAGTGTCCAAGGGCCGGAGCCTTCGGTTGTTGGCGACGCACTTCGATCATCGCCGACCCGATGCGGAGCGGTTGGCTTCCGCAAAATTCGTCAATCAATTGGCGGCGAAACGATCGGAGATGCCGGCAATCTTTGCGGGGGATTTAAATGATGACCCCGAGAGTCGGGCCTTACAGGAAATCGGCCGGGTCTGGGCCCGGACCAATGCGCGCATGATGCCGACGATCCCGGTGGGCAAACCGGCGCGGCAGATCGATTATATTTTCGTACGACCGAAAGCACGCTGGACACTGGTGGAAACACGCGTGCTGGACGAAGCCGTGGCGTCCGATCACCGGGCCATCTTCGCGATTGTTGAATTGCGCGAGTAG
- a CDS encoding DUF1801 domain-containing protein, producing MQSKAKTVKQYFAELPPDRRKAMSALRAVINKNLPKGFKEGMQWGMPAWYVPLSAYPDGYHCQPDEPLPFAAIASQKQHMAFYGIGLYMDPEQAAWFVKAWEATGKKLNMGKSCVRFKKIEDVALEVVGEAVRRISMKDYIAGYEASLAQNKSGKKVGAKRSAARKKVAAKKKAVKKTAAKKK from the coding sequence ATGCAAAGCAAAGCCAAGACCGTGAAGCAATATTTCGCCGAGTTGCCGCCCGATCGGCGGAAGGCGATGAGTGCCCTGCGGGCTGTCATCAACAAAAACCTCCCCAAGGGCTTCAAGGAAGGCATGCAATGGGGCATGCCCGCGTGGTACGTGCCGTTGTCTGCGTACCCGGATGGCTACCATTGCCAGCCCGACGAACCGCTTCCCTTTGCCGCCATCGCTTCGCAGAAGCAGCACATGGCCTTCTACGGCATTGGATTGTATATGGATCCCGAACAGGCGGCATGGTTTGTCAAAGCGTGGGAGGCGACCGGCAAGAAACTGAACATGGGCAAGTCCTGCGTGCGGTTCAAAAAAATCGAGGACGTGGCGCTGGAGGTGGTGGGCGAAGCAGTGCGCCGCATCTCCATGAAAGATTACATCGCCGGCTACGAGGCATCGCTGGCGCAAAATAAGTCCGGCAAAAAAGTCGGCGCCAAACGCTCCGCCGCCCGAAAGAAGGTGGCCGCCAAGAAAAAAGCAGTGAAGAAAACGGCGGCCAAGAAAAAGTGA
- a CDS encoding sulfatase-like hydrolase/transferase, whose amino-acid sequence MTRWFLVWLLGVTGLLSAAPPNIIVFMVDDYDKYETSVYGGKVLTPHLDRLAREGITFENAHVTSTVCTPSRYTFLTGRNAGSAYSAEFLELFPKGQQSLPGFNVELEPDNQNVAALLTQAGYATGMVGKFHVGPSLSDAEFRRKYGLHEIEKNVPFTPELNRKKFENEKGYRKAVKDFGFTWAKNIYWDNIKAPFQNHNPEWTAAAAIEFIERHREGPFYLHYCTTLLHGPNGSWHKSLDKPRVTGEGIIDADLNVMPPRESVMKRIEKAGLTSNQAGYLWMDDSLGVILNKLDQLKLARNTIVLFVADHGSANKGSLYKAKGTEVPCIMRWPAGMKAGVRSEELIQNTDFVPTWFELAGVNKPAAYRMDGVSLAPLFQAPHQPVRDYVYAEIGAARSIKTKTHSYIALRYTQEQVAGAQEQHRRTVKALTGLSGGVSRSIATHPHAYTGDQLYDLKRDPDAQKNLAANKRHAETLMQMKRQLAAELKKFPARPYGEFVPGGNALNGGGYEKVFETLRRAAADKKPKQ is encoded by the coding sequence ATGACACGTTGGTTTCTCGTATGGTTGCTGGGCGTCACCGGATTGTTGAGCGCGGCGCCGCCGAACATTATCGTGTTCATGGTCGATGATTACGACAAATACGAAACGAGCGTGTACGGTGGCAAGGTGCTCACGCCACATCTCGACCGGCTGGCCCGGGAGGGGATCACTTTTGAAAACGCGCACGTGACCTCGACCGTGTGCACGCCGTCACGATACACATTCCTGACCGGCCGCAATGCGGGGTCAGCCTACTCGGCGGAATTTTTGGAGCTGTTCCCCAAGGGCCAACAAAGCCTGCCGGGCTTCAACGTAGAGCTGGAACCGGACAACCAAAACGTGGCGGCGCTGCTGACTCAGGCGGGGTACGCGACGGGCATGGTGGGGAAGTTTCATGTAGGGCCGTCGCTCAGTGATGCGGAGTTTCGGCGGAAATACGGCTTGCACGAGATTGAGAAAAACGTGCCCTTCACGCCGGAACTCAATCGTAAAAAATTTGAAAATGAGAAAGGGTACCGGAAGGCCGTGAAGGATTTCGGATTCACGTGGGCCAAGAATATTTATTGGGACAATATCAAGGCGCCTTTCCAAAATCATAATCCCGAATGGACGGCGGCGGCGGCGATTGAGTTTATCGAGCGCCACCGCGAGGGACCATTCTATTTGCATTACTGCACCACGCTGCTGCACGGGCCGAATGGTTCCTGGCACAAATCGCTGGATAAGCCGAGGGTCACCGGCGAAGGCATCATCGACGCGGATTTAAACGTGATGCCGCCGCGAGAGTCGGTCATGAAACGAATCGAGAAAGCCGGGTTGACCTCCAATCAAGCGGGATACCTGTGGATGGATGATTCGCTCGGGGTGATTCTCAATAAGCTGGATCAATTGAAACTGGCGCGTAACACGATCGTGTTGTTCGTGGCCGATCATGGCTCCGCCAACAAAGGATCGTTGTACAAGGCCAAGGGCACGGAGGTGCCGTGCATCATGCGCTGGCCAGCCGGCATGAAGGCGGGCGTGCGCAGTGAGGAGTTGATTCAAAATACCGATTTTGTGCCTACATGGTTTGAGCTGGCTGGCGTGAATAAGCCGGCCGCCTACCGGATGGATGGCGTGAGTTTGGCCCCGCTCTTTCAGGCGCCGCACCAACCGGTGCGCGATTATGTGTACGCCGAGATTGGCGCCGCGCGTTCCATCAAAACGAAAACGCACAGTTACATTGCTCTGCGATATACGCAGGAACAGGTGGCCGGCGCGCAGGAGCAGCATCGGCGAACCGTGAAGGCGTTGACCGGCTTGAGCGGCGGCGTCTCGCGTTCCATCGCTACGCATCCACACGCATACACCGGCGATCAGTTATACGATTTGAAACGGGATCCGGATGCGCAGAAAAATCTCGCTGCCAATAAACGCCATGCCGAGACGTTGATGCAAATGAAGCGACAGCTTGCGGCAGAACTCAAAAAATTCCCCGCCCGCCCCTACGGTGAATTTGTGCCAGGCGGCAATGCTCTGAACGGTGGCGGATACGAAAAGGTGTTTGAAACCCTCCGCCGGGCGGCGGCCGACAAGAAACCCAAACAATAA
- a CDS encoding sulfatase has protein sequence MALAGPAVAAPKYNVLFIISDDLTSTALSCYGNTVCQTPNIDAIAARGTRFTRAYCQGTYCGPSRASLMSGYYPHATGVLGYKNPRPQIGERATWSQHFKNQGYHAARVSKIFHMGVPGGIEGGGHGADDAASWTERFNSPGPEWKAPGNGETLEGNPDGKRPVVGGNTFVVVEAEGNDLVHSDGKTADKAVELIGKYAGQDKPFFLGVGFVRPHVPFVAPAKYYKPFLPYSKMKLPEKLKSDWDDIPKAGINYKTSVNMKMDIRRQKKAVGGYYASVAFMDAQVGKVMAALKRSGEADRTIVIFTSDHGYHLGEHDFWAKVSLLDESSQVPLIISVPGQKPAVCKSFVELLDLYPTLSSLCGLPAQARLQGKDISTMLQDPKHEVRNTAFSVAPMRQGFLLRDENWAYIQYGENAERGIELFDMKTDPNQFTNLANKPAHQKTVSQFKTRLAAKLKALRDNDLKRPTP, from the coding sequence ATGGCTTTGGCAGGGCCTGCGGTGGCGGCACCGAAATATAATGTGCTGTTTATCATTTCTGATGACCTCACGTCCACGGCGCTGTCGTGCTACGGCAATACGGTTTGCCAAACGCCGAATATTGATGCGATTGCCGCCCGCGGCACACGCTTTACGCGGGCGTATTGTCAGGGAACGTACTGCGGGCCGTCGCGGGCTTCGTTGATGTCCGGATATTATCCGCACGCCACCGGAGTGTTGGGCTACAAGAATCCGCGCCCGCAGATTGGGGAACGGGCCACGTGGTCGCAGCATTTCAAAAACCAAGGCTACCACGCCGCGCGCGTGAGCAAGATTTTTCACATGGGCGTGCCCGGCGGCATCGAGGGCGGCGGGCACGGCGCGGATGACGCGGCAAGCTGGACCGAGCGCTTCAATAGCCCCGGTCCGGAATGGAAAGCGCCCGGCAATGGCGAGACGCTCGAGGGCAATCCCGATGGCAAACGCCCCGTGGTGGGCGGCAACACGTTTGTGGTGGTGGAGGCGGAAGGCAATGACCTCGTGCACTCCGACGGCAAAACCGCTGACAAGGCCGTGGAGTTGATCGGCAAATATGCCGGCCAGGACAAGCCGTTTTTCCTCGGCGTGGGTTTCGTGCGACCGCACGTGCCGTTTGTGGCGCCGGCAAAATATTACAAACCCTTTTTACCGTATTCAAAAATGAAGCTGCCGGAAAAGCTGAAAAGTGATTGGGACGACATCCCGAAGGCGGGCATCAATTACAAAACCAGTGTGAATATGAAAATGGATATTCGCCGCCAGAAAAAAGCCGTGGGCGGCTACTACGCTTCGGTGGCGTTTATGGATGCCCAGGTGGGCAAGGTGATGGCCGCGCTGAAACGATCCGGCGAGGCCGATCGCACCATCGTCATCTTCACTAGCGACCACGGCTACCATCTCGGCGAGCACGATTTTTGGGCCAAGGTGAGTCTGCTCGATGAGTCCTCGCAAGTGCCGCTCATCATCAGCGTGCCCGGCCAAAAACCCGCCGTGTGCAAATCGTTTGTCGAGTTACTTGATCTCTACCCTACCTTATCCAGCCTATGCGGCTTGCCGGCTCAGGCGCGTTTGCAGGGCAAAGACATTTCAACTATGCTGCAGGATCCCAAACACGAGGTGCGCAATACCGCCTTCTCCGTGGCCCCAATGCGACAAGGTTTTCTGCTGCGTGATGAAAACTGGGCGTACATTCAATATGGCGAAAATGCAGAGCGTGGCATCGAGCTGTTCGATATGAAAACCGACCCAAACCAATTCACCAACCTCGCCAACAAACCGGCCCATCAAAAAACCGTTTCCCAATTCAAAACCCGCCTCGCCGCCAAACTAAAAGCCCTTCGCGACAACGATTTGAAGCGCCCAACACCGTGA
- a CDS encoding DUF1592 domain-containing protein: MRLVFYIACFGVVISASAARVASGLVVFYDFGSAQGAVVRDRSGVKPAVDLQIAALQNVQRAKGSLEISKGTVIRSAQPPARLINALKRSGEITIEAWLQPANTTQDGPARIITLSRDTSERNFTLGQEKNLFDVRLRTSRSSNNGIPSTATPARSLAARLTHVVFTRDRAGRTTIFLDGKRRADQTIAGNFANWNNGYTLALGNELSNERPWRGTFHLVAIYDRSLSSTEVTQNFQAGPQGKVDRAAIAKAESIELFETKIAPLFAKHCLECHDPATRKGKLDLTQRATAFADSETIVPGKSTASLIWEVVSENEMPKKRPPLSTEEKAALKQWIDGGAQWSLARIDPAVYTHGESSHANWIRRLTVPEYIATVRAATGVDISTDARHLLPPDVRADGFSNTSYNLNVGLKHINAYAQLAAMITKRIDPKKFAARFSRSRDMTDKVMRPLVEAMGKWLLRGPLNDREIVVYRGITTTVVANGGGFDEAIGLVIEAMLQSPRFIYRIENQKTDGPLDGYEMASRLSYLIWGAPPDAALYASAEKGELANAAKLQAHVRRMLKDPRAVDRSVQFVSEWLNLDHLANLRPDKKRFPNWTPALAADMRTETIAFFTEVAWKQNRPLADLLNAQVSFLTPALARHYRMPNIAAGNNLTRYDLADIPARGGLLTQGSVLTVGGDGASMVTRGLFVMHDLLRGVVKDPPPCVDTTPVPTKPGLTQRAIAAQRIANKKCGGCHSKFEPLAFGLEKYDGLGAFFEKDPHGNRLREDGQILFPSAAKSIAYKTSAELMNQLAASDRVRHSLTWKLTQFALGRPLGARDAHTVDKIHLAAQKQGGTYPALITAIAMSDLMRTTQTEHSK; the protein is encoded by the coding sequence ATGCGATTGGTGTTTTATATTGCTTGCTTTGGGGTGGTGATCTCAGCGAGCGCGGCGCGGGTGGCTTCGGGGTTGGTGGTGTTTTATGATTTTGGATCGGCGCAAGGCGCGGTGGTGCGGGATCGTTCAGGTGTGAAGCCGGCCGTTGATTTGCAAATTGCCGCTCTGCAAAATGTGCAGCGTGCGAAAGGCTCTCTGGAGATTAGCAAGGGCACGGTGATTCGCTCGGCGCAACCGCCCGCACGGCTCATCAACGCCTTGAAGCGGTCGGGCGAAATCACGATTGAAGCGTGGCTGCAACCGGCCAACACAACGCAGGATGGCCCGGCACGAATAATCACCCTTTCGCGCGACACCTCCGAACGCAACTTCACGCTCGGCCAGGAAAAAAATCTCTTCGACGTGCGGCTGCGCACAAGCCGTTCGAGTAACAACGGCATCCCCTCCACCGCCACGCCCGCGCGCAGTCTTGCCGCGCGACTCACGCACGTGGTGTTTACGCGCGACCGAGCGGGGCGCACCACCATTTTTCTCGATGGCAAACGCCGCGCCGATCAAACCATCGCCGGCAATTTCGCCAACTGGAACAACGGCTACACCCTCGCGCTGGGCAATGAACTGAGCAATGAACGGCCGTGGCGGGGGACGTTTCATCTGGTGGCGATTTATGACCGCAGTCTTTCGTCGACGGAAGTGACGCAAAATTTCCAAGCCGGCCCGCAAGGCAAAGTGGATCGCGCCGCCATTGCAAAAGCCGAAAGCATCGAGTTATTCGAAACTAAAATCGCGCCGCTGTTCGCCAAGCATTGCCTAGAATGCCACGACCCCGCCACACGCAAGGGCAAGCTGGATCTCACGCAAAGAGCAACCGCCTTTGCCGATAGCGAAACCATTGTGCCGGGCAAATCGACCGCGAGCTTGATTTGGGAAGTGGTTTCGGAAAATGAAATGCCGAAGAAACGCCCGCCGCTTTCGACCGAGGAAAAAGCCGCGCTAAAGCAATGGATCGACGGCGGCGCGCAGTGGTCGCTCGCGCGCATTGATCCCGCCGTGTACACGCACGGTGAGTCATCGCACGCGAATTGGATTCGCCGACTCACCGTGCCCGAGTACATCGCCACCGTGCGCGCCGCGACGGGGGTGGACATCAGCACGGATGCGCGCCACCTGTTGCCGCCGGACGTGCGCGCCGATGGGTTTTCAAACACCTCCTATAATCTCAACGTCGGCCTCAAGCACATCAACGCGTACGCGCAATTGGCCGCGATGATTACAAAACGCATTGATCCCAAAAAATTTGCCGCGCGCTTTTCGCGCAGTCGTGATATGACCGATAAAGTGATGCGTCCGCTGGTGGAGGCGATGGGCAAATGGCTGCTGCGCGGGCCGTTGAACGACCGTGAGATTGTCGTGTACCGCGGCATCACCACCACCGTGGTGGCCAATGGCGGCGGGTTTGATGAAGCCATCGGATTGGTGATTGAAGCGATGCTGCAATCGCCGCGCTTTATTTATCGCATCGAGAATCAAAAAACTGACGGGCCGTTGGATGGCTATGAAATGGCCTCGCGTTTGAGCTATCTCATTTGGGGCGCGCCGCCCGATGCCGCGCTATACGCCTCTGCCGAAAAGGGCGAGCTGGCCAATGCCGCAAAACTGCAGGCGCACGTGCGGCGGATGTTAAAGGATCCGCGCGCGGTGGATCGTTCGGTGCAGTTCGTGAGCGAATGGCTCAACCTCGATCACCTCGCCAACCTTCGCCCCGACAAAAAACGTTTCCCCAACTGGACCCCCGCGTTGGCCGCCGATATGCGAACGGAGACGATTGCGTTTTTTACGGAAGTGGCTTGGAAACAAAATCGTCCGCTCGCCGATTTGCTCAATGCGCAGGTCAGCTTTCTCACGCCCGCATTGGCGCGGCATTATCGGATGCCGAACATTGCCGCCGGAAACAATCTCACCCGCTACGACCTCGCCGACATCCCCGCGCGCGGGGGGTTGCTCACGCAAGGCAGCGTGCTCACGGTGGGCGGCGATGGGGCCTCGATGGTCACGCGCGGCCTCTTCGTGATGCACGATCTGCTGCGCGGCGTGGTGAAAGATCCGCCACCCTGCGTGGACACCACCCCGGTGCCCACCAAACCCGGCCTCACCCAACGCGCCATCGCCGCGCAACGCATCGCCAACAAAAAATGCGGCGGCTGCCACAGTAAATTTGAACCACTCGCCTTTGGCCTGGAAAAATACGATGGCCTCGGCGCGTTTTTTGAAAAAGATCCGCACGGCAACCGCCTGCGCGAAGACGGCCAAATCCTTTTCCCCAGCGCTGCGAAATCCATCGCCTACAAAACCTCCGCCGAACTCATGAATCAACTTGCCGCCAGCGATCGCGTCCGCCATAGCCTCACGTGGAAACTTACCCAGTTCGCCCTCGGCCGCCCCCTCGGCGCGCGCGATGCACACACCGTTGACAAAATTCACCTCGCCGCCCAAAAACAAGGCGGCACTTACCCCGCCCTCATCACCGCCATCGCAATGAGCGACTTGATGCGAACCACACAAACTGAGCACAGCAAATGA